Genomic segment of Streptosporangium sp. NBC_01755:
GGCCGGACTCGGCGATGTAAAGCGTGCCGTCGGGGCCGAACGACAGGCCGCGTGGGCTGTCGAGGTTCTTGACGAGGACCTCGACGGTGTCGTCGGCCGCCTGTGCGGCCCCGCCGGGCACGAGCGTCAGGGCCAGCGCGGTGACCGCCCCGGAAGCCGCCGCCAGCAAGCGACGAACACGAATTTCATTCACAATGATCCCCTCCGCGGCCACCTCGCCACAGGGGCGGCGAGGACGAACGAGGGAGAAGCTATGAGCGGCGCCCGCGTGCTCACAAGGGAAGTTCCCCTAAATCCACCTGCGCCGATGCCGATTTCCGTCCAGCGGGTGACACGGCTTCCGCCGTCAGGGGGACGATGTGCGGTCCGGAGACGGACACGCCGTTACTGTGAGGCGGTAGCCAGCCCTGGCCCGGTACGTAGTGGCGTACCACCTTGGCGGGGATGCCCGCGATCACGCTGTGGTCGGGGAACTCCCCGCGCACCACGGCCCCGCCCGCCACCACGCACTGCCTGCCGATCCGGGTGCCCGGCAGGATGATCGCACCGGTGCCCAGCCATGATCCCGACCCGATGGAGACGGGGTTGTTCCGCGGCCACTGGCGGCCGATCGGTGCCTCGGGGTCGTCGTAGACGTGGTTCTGGTCGGTGATGTAGACGTAAGGGCCGGTGAAGACGTGGTCGCCGATGTCTATCGACTGGTGGCCCACGATGTGGCTGCCCCGGCCGATGGAGCAGCTTCCGCCGATCCGTACGATCGAGTTCGGGCCCAGGTCCATCCCGAGGCCCATGCCCGCGGAGACGGAGACCCGCTCGCCGATCAGGGTGTGGTCGCCGATCTCGATCCAGGCCTCGCCGAAGATGGCCCCGACCGGGAACGACAGGCAGGCGCCCTCGCCGAGGCGCCGGAACCGGTATCCGGCCGGACTGGTGGGACTGACGGCGCCGGCCGCGCGGACCGCCGCCCAGAGTCGGTGGATCAGGCTGCCCAAGGCACGTCGTACCACCCCACGAAGTGACATAACGGATCAAATTACCGCTTGGTCGGGTTTTAGAGGAATGAGGGTGGGGGTCGTTCGGGCACTTCGCCGGTACCGTTTGATATTCTGAGAGCCCGTGGACCTGTAGGCCATTCATAAGGGTGTGCCGACTGATCTTCAACGACCACGGGAGCATTCTTGCGCAGCGCCGCACACACCAAGCATCTGTTCGTCACAGGCGGCGTCGCCTCCAGTCTGGGGAAGGGACTGACGGCGTCGAGCCTCGGGCGTCTTCTCAAGCTGCGCGGCCTGCGGGTCACCATGCAGAAGCTCGACCCCTACCTCAACGTCGACCCCGGCACCATGAATCCGTTCCAGCACGGCGAGGTCTTCGTCACAGACGACGGCGCCGAGACCGACCTCGATGTCGGCCACTACGAGCGGTTCCTCGACACCGAACTGCACGGCTCGGCCAACGTGACCACCGGCCAGGTCTACTCCAACGTCATCGCCAAGGAACGACGCGGCGAGTATCTCGGTGACACCGTGCAGGTCATCCCGCACATCACCAACGAGATCAAGGACCGCATCCGGTCGATGGCCGGCCCCGACGTGGACGTGGTCATCACCGAGGTCGGCGGCACCGTGGGCGACATCGAGTCGCTGCCCTTCCTGGAGGCCGTCCGCCAGGTCCGCCACGAGGTCGGCCGCGACAACGTGTTCTTCCTGCACGTCTCGCTGCTGCCGTACATCGGGCCGAGCGGGGAGCTGAAGACCAAGCCGACCCAGCACTCGGTCGCCGCGCTGCGCAGCATCGGCATCCAGCCCGACGCGGTGGTCCTGCGCTCCGACCGCCCGGTCACGAACGCGATCAAGCGCAAGATCAGTCTCATGTGCGACGTCGACGAGGACGCGGTCGTCTCCGCCATCGACGCCGCCAGCATCTACGACATCCCCAAGGTCCTGCACTCAGAGGGCCTGGACGCCTACGTGGTGCGCCGCCTCGGCCTGCCCTTCAGGGACGTCGACTGGAAGGAGTGGGAGCAGCTCCTGCGCCGGGTGCACCGCCCGGCCAACGAGGTCACGATCGCGCTCGTCGGCAAGTACATCGACCTGCCCGACGCCTACCTGTCGGTCACCGAGGCGCTGCGCGCCGGCGGTTTCGCCAACGACGCCCGGGTCAACATCCGCTGGGTGAAGAGCGACGACTGCGAGACCCCCGAGGGGGCGGCCCGCGAGCTCGACGGCGTCGACGGAGTCCTGGTCCCCGGCGGCTTCGGCGTGCGCGGCATCGAGGGCAAGGTCGGCGCGATCCGGCACGTCAGGGAGAACAAGATCCCGCTGCTCGGCATCTGCCTCGGCATGCAGTGCATGGTCATCGAGGCGGCCCGCAACCTCGCGGACATCGAGGACGCAGGCAGCACCGAGTTCGACGAGGAGACCGCCCACCCGGTCATCTCCACCATGGCCGACCAGCAGGACGTCGTCTCCGGCGAGCGCGACATGGGCGGCACCATGCGGCTGGGCCTCTACCCGGCCAGGCTCGGTGAGGGCACGCTCGCCCGTCAGCTGTACGGCATGACGAAGGTCGACGAGCGCCACCGCCACCGTTACGAGGTCAACAACTCCTACCGCGAGCGGCTGGAGAAGGTCGGCATGGTCTTCTCCGGTCTCTCGCCGGACGGCCGCCTGGTGGAGTACGCCGAACTGCCCACCGACACCCACCCCTTCTTCATCGGCACCCAGGCGCACCCGGAGTTCCGCTCCCGGCCGACCCGCGCGCATCCGCTGTTCAAGGGCCTGATCGGCGCCGCCCTGACGTACGCGGAGATCCGCGGCACCGTCGCCAAGGCCGGGCGGGGCAAATGAGCGGTACGCGAGAGGGGGAGAACGGGGGCGTCCTGGAGGTCATGGACGTCCCGGAGGAGTGGAAGGTCACCTCCTCCACCGAGCACTTCCGCGCCCGGGTCATCACCGCGGTCACCGACGCGGTGGTCATGCCGGAGGGTGAGGTCGTCAACCGCGACTACGTGGTCCACCCCGGCTCCGTGGTCGTCGTCGCCCTCGACGACCGGGAGCGGGTCCTGCTGATCCGCCAGTACCGCCACCCCGTCAGACGGCTGCTGTGGGAGCTGCCCGCAGGGCTGCGCGACGTCGACGGAGAGTCCCTGCGCGCGGGGGCGGCCCGCGAGCTCGCCGAGGAGACGGGCTACCGGGCGGGCACCTGGCACACCCTCGTCGACGCCTTCCCCTCGCCGGGAATGAGCGACGAGCGCACCCGGATCTTCCTCGCCAGGGACGTCAGTCCCATTCCCGAGGGGGAGCTGGACTTCGTCCAGCGGCATGAGGAGGCCGACATGCCGGTGGTCTGGATCCCCCTGTCCGACGCGGTTCGGCGTGCCATGGCGGGAATGATCCACAATTCCCAAGCCGTGGCCGGTATTCTCGCCGCATACGCCGCTTCGGCGGATGGATTCGCCTCGCTGCGGCCCGCCGACGCACCGGAGGCATGACAGGAGGACACCCTGAGCGAGAAGGAGGCCGTCCTCTTGCGCTACCTCGCCCACCTGGCGGGGGAGCGGGGCCTGGCAGCCAACACACTGGCCTCCTACCGCCGTGACCTCCTGCGATACGTGGAACACCTGGAACACCGCGGCCGTGTCACTTTCGCCGAGGTCGCCGAGGACGACGTCGCCGCCTTCGTGGCGGCCCTCAGGGAGGGCGACGGGGAGCATCAGGCCCTCGTCGCCGCCTCGGCGGCGCGGGCCGTCTCCGCGGTGCGTGGTCTGCACCGCTTCGCGCTGAGCCAGGGTATCTGCGGGCACGACCCCGCCCACGAGGTGCGCCCGCCGCGCCAGCTCAGGCGGCTGCCCAGGGCGATCAGCGTCCGCGACGTGGAGCGTCTGATCGCCGCCTCGGGGCCCGACGGCGCTCCACTCACCCTGCGCAACCGGGCACTGCTCGAACTGCTGTACGGCACCGGCGCGCGCATCTCCGAGGCCGTCGGGCTCACCGTCGACGACGTCGAGTTGGGGGCCGAGGCCCAGCGGGTGCGCCTGCGGGGTAAGGGCGGGCGCACCCGCCTGGTGCCCCTGGGCGACTTCGCGGGGGCGGCGCTGGGCGCCTACCTCACCCGTGCCCGCCCCCGCATCGCCTCCCACGGCCACGGCACCTCGGGGCTTTTCCTCAACGCCAGGGGCGGCCGGCTCACCCGCCAGGGTGCCTGGGAGGTCCTCCAGGGCGCCGCCGAACGCGGCGGGCTCGAAGGAGTGTCACCACATATGTTGCGACATTCGTTCGCAACCCACCTCCTTGACGGCGGTGCGGACGTTAGGGTGGTTCAAGAACTACTCGGCCACGCCTCGGTGACCACCACCCAGGTGTACACACAGGTCACGGTCGACAAGCTCCGCGAGGTCTATGCCGCCGTGCATCCGCGCACGCGGGATTG
This window contains:
- a CDS encoding NUDIX hydrolase; amino-acid sequence: MSGTREGENGGVLEVMDVPEEWKVTSSTEHFRARVITAVTDAVVMPEGEVVNRDYVVHPGSVVVVALDDRERVLLIRQYRHPVRRLLWELPAGLRDVDGESLRAGAARELAEETGYRAGTWHTLVDAFPSPGMSDERTRIFLARDVSPIPEGELDFVQRHEEADMPVVWIPLSDAVRRAMAGMIHNSQAVAGILAAYAASADGFASLRPADAPEA
- a CDS encoding acyltransferase, whose translation is MGSLIHRLWAAVRAAGAVSPTSPAGYRFRRLGEGACLSFPVGAIFGEAWIEIGDHTLIGERVSVSAGMGLGMDLGPNSIVRIGGSCSIGRGSHIVGHQSIDIGDHVFTGPYVYITDQNHVYDDPEAPIGRQWPRNNPVSIGSGSWLGTGAIILPGTRIGRQCVVAGGAVVRGEFPDHSVIAGIPAKVVRHYVPGQGWLPPHSNGVSVSGPHIVPLTAEAVSPAGRKSASAQVDLGELPL
- a CDS encoding CTP synthase; this encodes MRSAAHTKHLFVTGGVASSLGKGLTASSLGRLLKLRGLRVTMQKLDPYLNVDPGTMNPFQHGEVFVTDDGAETDLDVGHYERFLDTELHGSANVTTGQVYSNVIAKERRGEYLGDTVQVIPHITNEIKDRIRSMAGPDVDVVITEVGGTVGDIESLPFLEAVRQVRHEVGRDNVFFLHVSLLPYIGPSGELKTKPTQHSVAALRSIGIQPDAVVLRSDRPVTNAIKRKISLMCDVDEDAVVSAIDAASIYDIPKVLHSEGLDAYVVRRLGLPFRDVDWKEWEQLLRRVHRPANEVTIALVGKYIDLPDAYLSVTEALRAGGFANDARVNIRWVKSDDCETPEGAARELDGVDGVLVPGGFGVRGIEGKVGAIRHVRENKIPLLGICLGMQCMVIEAARNLADIEDAGSTEFDEETAHPVISTMADQQDVVSGERDMGGTMRLGLYPARLGEGTLARQLYGMTKVDERHRHRYEVNNSYRERLEKVGMVFSGLSPDGRLVEYAELPTDTHPFFIGTQAHPEFRSRPTRAHPLFKGLIGAALTYAEIRGTVAKAGRGK
- a CDS encoding tyrosine recombinase, producing the protein MSEKEAVLLRYLAHLAGERGLAANTLASYRRDLLRYVEHLEHRGRVTFAEVAEDDVAAFVAALREGDGEHQALVAASAARAVSAVRGLHRFALSQGICGHDPAHEVRPPRQLRRLPRAISVRDVERLIAASGPDGAPLTLRNRALLELLYGTGARISEAVGLTVDDVELGAEAQRVRLRGKGGRTRLVPLGDFAGAALGAYLTRARPRIASHGHGTSGLFLNARGGRLTRQGAWEVLQGAAERGGLEGVSPHMLRHSFATHLLDGGADVRVVQELLGHASVTTTQVYTQVTVDKLREVYAAVHPRTRD